One segment of Echeneis naucrates chromosome 15, fEcheNa1.1, whole genome shotgun sequence DNA contains the following:
- the b3gat2 gene encoding galactosylgalactosylxylosylprotein 3-beta-glucuronosyltransferase 2, whose translation MKSVLFSRFFILLPWVLIVIIMIDIDSKRTIRTPARTGRTQRPSRVGAPPQNQSALPVIYAITPTYTRPVQKAELTRLAHAFRQVPRFHWIVVEDSTTRTELVARFLARCGVQFTHLHVFTPRRFKRAGMPRATEQRNAALTWLRQHRSRRETGVVFFADDDNTYSLELFEEMRSTRGVSVWPVGFVGGRAYERPLVSGGKVVGWYTGWRPDRPFATDMAGFAVNLQVILANPRALFKRRGSQPGMQESDFLKQITKVTELEPKANNCTRVLVWHTRTEKPHLANEPKHRKDTVVIEV comes from the exons ATGAAATCGGTGCTCTTCAGCCGCTTCTTCATCCTGCTGCCCTGGGtcctcatcgtcatcatcatgaTCGACATCGACAGCAAGAGGACGATCCGGACTCCGGCCCGGACCGGCAGGACGCAGCGGCCATCCCGGGTCGGAGCCCCCCCGCAGAATCAGTCCGCCCTGCCGGTGATCTACGCCATCACTCCGACCTACACCCGGCCGGTGCAGAAGGCGGAGCTGACCCGGCTGGCACACGCCTTCCGCCAGGTGCCCCGGTTCCACTGGATCGTGGTGGAGGACTCTACGACGCGCACGGAGCTGGTGGCGCGCTTCCTGGCCCGGTGCGGGGTGCAGTTCACGCACCTGCACGTGTTCACGCCCCGCAGGTTCAAGCGCGCCGGGATGCCGCGCGCCACCGAGCAGAGGAACGCGGCTCTCACGTGGCTCCGGCAGCACCGGAGCAGGCGGGAGACCGGCGTGGTGTTCTTCGCGGACGACGACAACACGTACAGCCTGGAGCTGTTCGAGGAG ATGCGCAGCACTCGTGGTGTGTCCGTCTGGCCGGTGGGATTCGTGGGGGGCAGAGCTTACGAGCGCCCCCTGGTGTCGGGGGGTAAAGTCGTGGGCTGGTACACCGGCTGGAGACCGGACCGACCCTTCGCCACCGACATGGCAG gTTTTGCTGTGAACCTCCAGGTGATCCTGGCGAACCCGCGGGCCCTCTTCAAGCGGCGTGGCTCTCAGCCCGGGATGCAGGAGTCCGACTTCCTCAAGCAGATCACCAAGGTCACCGAGTTGGAGCCCAAGGCCAACAACTGCACCCGG